The Blastomonas fulva genome contains a region encoding:
- a CDS encoding VOC family protein: protein MRLAYTAYLVREYDEAISWFVDALDWTLLEDSDLGGGKRWVRVGGRDGGELLLARATSPEQTAAIGKEAGGRVAFFVHTRAFDRDYARMLAAGVKFAETPRKEAYGRVVVFADLYGNRWDLIEARINAVSDNGETA, encoded by the coding sequence GTGCGGCTTGCGTACACCGCCTATCTGGTCCGGGAATATGACGAAGCCATCTCCTGGTTCGTCGATGCGTTGGACTGGACACTGCTCGAAGACAGCGATCTGGGCGGCGGCAAGCGCTGGGTCCGGGTGGGTGGACGCGACGGCGGCGAACTGCTGCTGGCGCGCGCCACCTCGCCCGAGCAGACCGCAGCTATCGGCAAGGAAGCGGGCGGACGCGTCGCGTTCTTCGTGCACACCCGCGCCTTCGACCGCGATTATGCACGGATGCTCGCGGCAGGCGTTAAGTTTGCCGAGACTCCGCGCAAGGAAGCCTATGGCCGGGTGGTGGTTTTTGCAGACCTGTATGGCAACAGGTGGGATTTGATCGAAGCGCGCATTAACGCGGTTTCGGACAACGGAGAGACAGCATGA
- the mmsB gene encoding 3-hydroxyisobutyrate dehydrogenase, with translation MTTIGFIGLGNMGGGMAANLAKAGHKVIAFDLSGEALARAGAAGCHPVSDPVQAVSDADVIVTMLPAGKHVASVYNDTVFGAAKRGTLLIDCSTIDVDTARQVAAAAKERGLEAVDAPVSGGIAAANGGTLTFMVGGSSGGFSGAAPILSDMGKAVIHAGDNGAGQAAKICNNMLLGATMAATCETFALAKKLGLDLQTFYDISSKASGQSWSMTSYCPVPGVGPASPADNGYAGGFAAALMLKDMRLALEAAKANGAQVPMGERAEAIYAAFVEADAQGLDFSAIITALE, from the coding sequence ATGACGACGATCGGATTTATCGGCCTGGGCAATATGGGCGGCGGCATGGCGGCGAACCTCGCCAAGGCCGGGCACAAGGTCATCGCATTCGATCTTTCGGGCGAGGCGCTGGCGCGCGCGGGCGCAGCGGGCTGCCATCCCGTGTCCGATCCGGTGCAGGCGGTCAGCGATGCCGATGTCATCGTCACCATGCTGCCTGCAGGCAAGCATGTCGCATCGGTCTATAACGACACCGTGTTCGGCGCGGCCAAGCGCGGCACGCTGCTGATCGATTGCTCGACCATCGACGTCGACACCGCGCGGCAGGTCGCAGCAGCCGCCAAGGAGCGCGGGCTCGAGGCGGTCGATGCGCCGGTTTCGGGCGGAATCGCGGCGGCCAATGGCGGCACTTTGACCTTCATGGTCGGCGGCAGCTCGGGCGGTTTCTCGGGCGCAGCACCAATCCTTTCGGACATGGGCAAGGCGGTGATCCACGCAGGCGACAATGGCGCAGGCCAGGCCGCGAAGATCTGCAACAACATGCTGCTGGGTGCGACGATGGCCGCGACCTGCGAGACCTTTGCGCTGGCCAAGAAGCTGGGGCTCGATCTGCAGACCTTCTACGACATCTCGTCGAAGGCCTCGGGGCAAAGCTGGTCGATGACGAGCTATTGCCCCGTGCCCGGCGTCGGCCCCGCCAGTCCGGCGGACAACGGCTATGCGGGTGGCTTTGCCGCCGCGCTGATGCTCAAGGACATGCGGCTTGCGCTCGAGGCGGCCAAGGCCAATGGCGCGCAGGTGCCGATGGGCGAGCGCGCCGAGGCGATCTACGCCGCGTTCGTGGAAGCCGACGCGCAGGGGCTCGATTTCTCGGCGATCATCACCGCGCTGGAATAA